One window from the genome of Coriobacteriia bacterium encodes:
- the yidD gene encoding membrane protein insertion efficiency factor YidD, translating to MMRALAVALIRLYQRAVSPLLPPSCRFTPSCSAYAAASIERHGLARGGWLAVKRLSRCHPWHPGGSDPVP from the coding sequence CGCGCTCATCCGCCTGTACCAGAGGGCCGTCTCTCCCCTCTTGCCCCCGTCGTGTCGGTTCACGCCGAGCTGCTCCGCGTACGCCGCGGCCTCGATAGAGCGGCACGGTCTCGCGCGCGGGGGGTGGCTCGCCGTCAAGCGTCTCTCCCGGTGCCACCCGTGGCATCCCGGGGGGAGCGACCCCGTCCCGTAG
- a CDS encoding YidC/Oxa1 family membrane protein insertase: MRTVLDPLINVLGAALDWFYGLVGDYGVAIILLTVVLRVLMIPLTWKQTKSMYEMQRIQPKIKALQQKYKNDKQKLQEETLKFYQENKVNPFGGCLPLLLQLPIFFALFSLLRNLDAGRFWIIIPDLTSEPRQVYAADGLLAALPYLILVGLFALSVWLPQRLMPGEKQQQQIGLYMSVFMLYFGWISPAGVLLYWVTSSAWQVAQQVVTIKYYSSSEGAK; the protein is encoded by the coding sequence GTGAGAACAGTGCTGGATCCGCTCATCAACGTCCTGGGCGCGGCCCTCGATTGGTTCTACGGTCTCGTGGGGGACTACGGGGTCGCGATCATCCTGCTGACCGTGGTGCTGAGGGTCCTGATGATCCCGCTGACGTGGAAGCAGACCAAGTCGATGTACGAGATGCAGCGCATCCAGCCGAAGATCAAGGCGCTGCAGCAGAAGTACAAGAACGACAAGCAGAAGCTGCAGGAAGAGACGCTGAAGTTCTACCAGGAGAACAAGGTCAACCCCTTCGGGGGCTGCCTCCCGCTGCTGCTGCAGCTGCCGATCTTCTTCGCGTTGTTCAGCCTGCTCCGGAACTTGGATGCCGGCAGGTTCTGGATCATCATTCCGGACCTCACATCGGAACCGCGGCAGGTGTATGCCGCGGACGGCCTCCTTGCCGCCCTTCCCTATCTGATCCTCGTCGGCCTCTTCGCGCTGAGCGTCTGGTTGCCACAGCGGCTGATGCCCGGGGAGAAGCAGCAGCAGCAGATCGGTCTGTACATGAGCGTGTTCATGCTGTACTTCGGCTGGATCAGCCCGGCCGGCGTGCTGCTGTACTGGGTGACTTCGAGCGCCTGGCAGGTGGCGCAGCAGGTGGTGACGATCAAGTACTACTCCTCGAGCGAGGGAGCGAAATAG